A window of the Pseudomonas sp. B21_DOA genome harbors these coding sequences:
- the mmsB gene encoding 3-hydroxyisobutyrate dehydrogenase, with translation MKIAFIGLGNMGAPMARNLIKAGHSLNLVDLNKTVLAELEQLGGSIRASAREAAEDAELVITMLPAAVHVRSVWLGEEGVLAGIRQGVPAVDCSTIDPQTARDVAAAAAKHGVAMADAPVSGGTGGATAGTLTFMVGATPELFATLQPVLAQMGRNIVHCGEVGTGQIAKICNNLLLAISMVGVSEAMALGDALGIDTGVLAGIINSSTGRCWSSEMYNPWPGIVETAPASRGYTGGFGAELMLKDLGLATEAARQAHQPVVLGAVAQQLYQAMSQRGDGGKDFSAIINSYRKPQ, from the coding sequence ATGAAAATCGCATTTATCGGGCTGGGCAACATGGGCGCGCCGATGGCGCGCAACCTGATCAAGGCCGGCCACTCGTTGAACCTGGTCGACCTGAACAAAACCGTGCTGGCGGAACTCGAGCAATTGGGCGGCAGCATTCGTGCTTCGGCGCGTGAGGCTGCCGAGGATGCCGAACTGGTGATCACCATGCTGCCGGCCGCTGTGCATGTGCGCAGTGTCTGGCTGGGTGAGGAGGGCGTGCTCGCCGGCATTCGCCAAGGCGTGCCGGCGGTGGATTGCAGCACTATCGATCCGCAGACCGCCCGCGACGTTGCTGCGGCCGCCGCCAAACACGGCGTGGCCATGGCCGATGCGCCGGTCTCCGGCGGCACTGGCGGCGCGACCGCCGGCACGCTGACCTTCATGGTCGGCGCCACCCCGGAACTGTTCGCCACCCTGCAACCGGTGCTGGCGCAGATGGGCCGCAACATCGTCCATTGCGGTGAAGTCGGCACCGGCCAGATCGCCAAGATCTGCAACAACCTGCTGCTGGCGATTTCGATGGTCGGCGTCAGTGAGGCGATGGCGTTGGGCGATGCGCTGGGGATCGACACCGGCGTGCTGGCCGGGATCATCAACAGCTCGACCGGCCGCTGCTGGAGTTCGGAGATGTACAACCCGTGGCCGGGCATCGTCGAAACGGCGCCGGCCTCGCGCGGTTATACCGGCGGGTTCGGGGCGGAACTGATGCTCAAGGATCTCGGGCTGGCGACTGAAGCGGCGCGGCAGGCGCATCAACCGGTGGTGCTCGGCGCGGTGGCGCAGCAGTTGTATCAGGCGATGAGCCAGCGCGGTGACGGCGGGAAGGATTTCTCGGCGATCATCAACAGCTATCGCAAGCCGCAGTAA
- a CDS encoding LysR family transcriptional regulator, with product MTSLGSLNWDDLKFFLEVARTRKASTAAKRLAVDYTTVSRRISSLEAALGTLLFEKSRTSGFVLTTEGQRLLGYAESIESTLHMACEQVSGSGVALSGHVRMGCTEGFGSFFITPQLSHFVDAYPAISVDILPLPHFISLSKREADIVIALERPEHGPYVCCKLCDYRLQLYATQDYLDKHPPIRRPADLSKHQFISYVDDLAFSSELLYLANVLPGASANLRSTSVIAQYVAAQQGRSLAILPCFLAAQDPRLLPVLPEEIDITRQFWMYCREDLRKLKRITLLWDYIREVTERNQALLMGETREMRFAD from the coding sequence ATCACCTCGCTAGGCTCGCTGAACTGGGACGACCTGAAGTTTTTCCTCGAAGTCGCCCGCACCCGCAAGGCCAGCACCGCCGCCAAACGCCTGGCTGTCGACTACACCACAGTGTCGCGACGCATCAGCTCGCTGGAAGCGGCGCTCGGCACATTGCTGTTCGAAAAATCCCGCACCAGCGGCTTCGTCCTGACCACTGAAGGCCAGCGCTTGCTCGGTTATGCCGAGTCGATCGAAAGCACGTTGCACATGGCCTGCGAGCAAGTCTCGGGCTCGGGCGTTGCCCTCTCCGGGCACGTGCGCATGGGCTGTACTGAAGGCTTCGGCAGTTTCTTCATCACCCCGCAACTGAGCCACTTCGTCGACGCCTACCCGGCAATCTCGGTGGACATCCTGCCGCTGCCGCACTTCATCAGCCTGTCCAAGCGCGAGGCCGACATCGTCATCGCTCTCGAACGGCCGGAGCACGGGCCGTACGTCTGCTGCAAACTCTGCGACTACCGCTTGCAGCTGTACGCAACCCAGGACTATCTGGACAAACACCCACCGATCCGCCGCCCGGCCGACTTGAGCAAGCATCAATTCATCAGTTATGTGGATGATCTGGCGTTCAGCTCAGAGCTGCTTTACCTGGCCAACGTGCTGCCCGGCGCCAGCGCAAACTTGCGCAGCACCAGCGTGATCGCGCAATACGTTGCCGCGCAGCAGGGCCGCTCGCTGGCAATCCTGCCGTGCTTCCTCGCCGCACAGGATCCACGATTGTTGCCGGTGTTGCCCGAGGAAATCGACATCACCCGGCAGTTCTGGATGTACTGCCGGGAGGATTTGCGCAAGTTGAAGCGGATTACCTTGTTGTGGGATTACATTCGCGAGGTGACTGAGCGTAATCAGGCGCTGTTGATGGGTGAAACGCGGGAGATGCGCTTTGCCGATTAA
- a CDS encoding cupin domain-containing protein, translating into MTATAPITVLRDTHPLPVLDACKWEKLEGDPHTVNLNAYTSEDGSKIMGTWICTPGKWRVDYVKWEYCHFQEGYCVITPDGMAPIHLRAGDIFVVEPGMKGTWEVVETVRKYFVFA; encoded by the coding sequence ATGACCGCGACCGCCCCTATCACCGTTCTGCGCGACACTCACCCGCTGCCGGTACTCGACGCCTGCAAGTGGGAAAAACTCGAAGGCGACCCGCACACCGTCAACCTCAACGCCTACACCAGCGAAGACGGCAGCAAGATCATGGGCACGTGGATCTGCACGCCGGGCAAGTGGCGGGTCGATTATGTGAAGTGGGAATACTGCCATTTCCAAGAAGGCTACTGCGTGATCACCCCGGACGGCATGGCGCCGATCCACCTGCGCGCCGGCGATATCTTCGTGGTTGAGCCAGGCATGAAGGGCACGTGGGAAGTTGTGGAGACCGTGCGCAAATATTTCGTCTTCGCCTGA
- a CDS encoding LysR family transcriptional regulator, which yields MHFDLTDLRLYLHILDTGNITAGAARSHLSLAAASARIRAMEASLGAEFLERGRRGVTPTPAGKALARHARILLQQAERMQQDLAEYAQGVKGQVRLLCNTTAITEYLPEVLADFLRSHPNLDIDLQELPSARIIHALREGAADLGIVSDAVDTNGLQTQAFRDDPLVLILPLDHPLSDAAEVSFSDALQHDFVGLSADSALAIYLEEQALHSGARMQVRIRADGFDGAMRMVARGAGLAIVPLAAVQRAMLEQFKCVTLNEPWARRRLLLCARDFAALPGYAQALLQALIAARF from the coding sequence CCTGCACATCCTCGACACCGGCAACATCACCGCCGGCGCCGCCCGCAGCCACTTGTCCCTCGCCGCCGCCAGCGCTCGAATCCGCGCGATGGAAGCCTCGCTGGGCGCTGAATTCCTCGAGCGCGGCCGCCGTGGCGTTACCCCGACTCCGGCCGGCAAAGCCCTCGCCCGCCATGCGCGGATCCTTTTGCAACAGGCCGAACGCATGCAGCAGGATCTGGCCGAATACGCGCAAGGCGTCAAAGGTCAGGTGCGACTGCTGTGCAATACCACGGCGATCACCGAGTACCTGCCGGAAGTGCTCGCCGATTTCCTGCGCAGCCATCCCAACCTCGATATCGATCTACAGGAACTGCCCAGCGCGCGGATTATTCATGCGTTGCGCGAAGGCGCGGCGGATCTGGGGATTGTGTCCGATGCGGTCGACACCAACGGCCTACAGACTCAGGCGTTTCGCGACGATCCGCTGGTGCTGATTCTGCCGCTCGATCACCCGTTATCTGACGCCGCCGAGGTCAGTTTCAGCGACGCGTTGCAGCACGACTTTGTCGGACTCAGCGCCGACAGCGCATTGGCGATCTATCTGGAAGAACAGGCTCTGCACAGCGGCGCGCGGATGCAGGTGCGCATTCGCGCCGATGGCTTTGATGGCGCGATGCGCATGGTTGCCCGAGGCGCCGGACTGGCTATCGTGCCGTTGGCCGCTGTCCAACGCGCGATGCTCGAGCAGTTCAAGTGCGTGACTCTGAATGAGCCATGGGCGCGCCGCAGGTTATTGCTCTGCGCGAGAGACTTCGCCGCGCTGCCGGGTTATGCCCAGGCATTGTTACAAGCGCTCATCGCTGCGCGTTTCTGA